In Chondrinema litorale, a single window of DNA contains:
- a CDS encoding tetratricopeptide repeat-containing sensor histidine kinase, with translation MKLLVHILVILASINHCFGQNDLDSLLKELEETENDSTKVRLYSFISEDLWYINPDSALLMALKGVELANEITDDEGKSYNLLSAGTSYYTIGKYNEAINVLLQSLRIAEKRKDEATTETIYNELGNTYAYLKNHSKALAYFYKALELAEKDTVNGDKTTMFINIGDMYKELGDYDKAIEYNKNAAKLLEHKVDDSLGLAIAVFNVGDIYQIQGFYNKADTYLKRSLKISKAINDNEGVAYSYNSMAQVFYKTSQLDSCIFYAKKSIDYSKEMGGPEIEMEAYKTLYLAYKKIGNFEQALYYRDLQVNLQDSVFNIDKEKEISQLQSTYELEKSRYENDLLNKDNILKQKEINKKSLQKDIIIIGSFFLVLISIFLFRNNLQKKKVNALLVKQKFEISKQNEKLEGLNKIKNRILSIISHDLRSPLNSLQGMLVLLRSASLTEQEIKYLTNNLNESLKSTIFFLDNLLHWAKSQMEGMNANPADFVLDDIINQNIKLMQTVASQKEVSIHLESFVKNANVYADKAMVDIIFRNLLANAIKFSEPKNIVNISTEEKETAIVVSIQDKGRGIKLDDQNKIFNDSYSNFTTMGTAKEKGTGLGLTISKELLEKNDGKIWFSSVYGEGSVFSFSLPKSAIQQVLLN, from the coding sequence ATGAAACTGCTTGTTCATATTCTTGTAATTCTAGCATCAATAAATCATTGCTTTGGGCAAAACGATCTTGACTCTCTATTGAAAGAACTAGAAGAAACAGAAAATGATAGCACCAAAGTAAGATTATATAGTTTCATATCGGAAGATCTATGGTATATCAATCCAGATAGCGCATTGTTAATGGCACTTAAAGGTGTAGAATTAGCAAATGAAATAACTGATGATGAAGGCAAATCATATAATTTATTAAGTGCAGGTACTTCTTATTATACAATAGGTAAGTATAATGAGGCAATTAATGTATTGCTTCAATCTTTAAGAATCGCCGAAAAAAGAAAAGACGAAGCCACCACAGAAACCATCTATAACGAATTAGGAAATACTTATGCCTACCTTAAAAATCACTCAAAAGCATTAGCATACTTTTATAAAGCTTTAGAATTAGCAGAAAAAGATACTGTTAATGGCGATAAAACAACTATGTTTATAAACATAGGAGACATGTATAAAGAGTTAGGTGATTATGACAAAGCTATAGAATACAATAAGAATGCAGCTAAGCTTTTAGAACATAAAGTAGATGATTCTTTAGGTTTGGCCATAGCAGTGTTTAATGTGGGTGATATATATCAAATTCAAGGTTTTTACAACAAGGCAGATACATACCTAAAACGCTCTTTAAAAATATCTAAAGCTATAAATGATAATGAAGGAGTAGCATATTCTTATAATTCTATGGCTCAGGTTTTCTATAAAACCTCTCAGCTTGATAGCTGCATCTTTTATGCAAAAAAGAGCATTGATTATTCAAAAGAGATGGGTGGTCCAGAGATTGAGATGGAAGCTTATAAAACACTGTATCTCGCATATAAGAAAATTGGAAATTTCGAGCAAGCACTCTATTACAGAGATTTGCAAGTCAATTTGCAAGACAGTGTATTTAATATAGATAAAGAGAAGGAAATAAGTCAGTTACAATCTACTTATGAGCTAGAAAAATCTCGGTATGAGAATGATTTATTGAATAAGGATAACATCCTAAAACAGAAAGAAATCAATAAAAAGAGCTTACAAAAAGACATTATCATTATTGGCTCATTTTTCCTTGTTTTAATTAGTATTTTCTTGTTTAGAAATAACTTACAGAAGAAAAAAGTGAATGCCTTACTAGTAAAACAGAAGTTTGAAATTAGTAAGCAAAATGAAAAGCTAGAAGGTCTCAATAAAATTAAAAACAGGATTTTATCTATTATAAGTCACGATTTGAGAAGCCCGTTAAATTCTTTGCAAGGAATGTTGGTATTGCTAAGAAGTGCTTCTTTAACAGAACAGGAAATAAAATACCTAACAAACAATTTAAATGAGAGCCTAAAATCTACCATATTCTTTTTAGATAACTTATTGCATTGGGCAAAAAGCCAAATGGAAGGGATGAATGCCAATCCTGCAGATTTTGTATTAGACGATATTATCAATCAGAATATTAAACTAATGCAAACAGTTGCTAGTCAAAAAGAAGTATCTATTCATTTGGAAAGCTTTGTGAAAAACGCAAATGTTTATGCAGACAAAGCAATGGTAGATATCATTTTTAGAAATTTATTAGCGAATGCTATCAAGTTTTCTGAGCCTAAAAATATAGTAAATATTTCAACAGAAGAGAAAGAAACTGCAATCGTTGTAAGCATTCAAGATAAAGGTAGAGGTATTAAACTTGATGACCAAAATAAGATTTTTAACGATTCTTATTCAAATTTTACAACGATGGGTACGGCAAAAGAAAAAGGTACTGGTTTAGGCTTAACAATCAGCAAAGAATTACTTGAGAAAAACGATGGTAAAATATGGTTTTCAAGTGTGTATGGTGAGGGAAGTGTATTTTCATTCTCTTTGCCAAAATCAGCAATACAGCAAGTTTTGCTTAATTAA
- a CDS encoding CheR family methyltransferase, translating to MSQNKTETIIVGIVLSSEELDSLTKIINTFPLDQGIVLIIKQQFNSKQKKYLESIIERYSEINNLKIAQNTEKLIPNTAYLVNSDDLIEIDTEKIKFLNSEKAQEKFTSVDQFFYSLIRAYGDRCVGIILSGTGNDGIAGLRAIKNAGGLALVQNPNETIYPDLPLSVLEAGILDRVVTIGEIPEVVKNYSNYHCSMANKNTDLDKLQEIIEILSTNENFSLNQYKSATVHRRILRRMGINGIEDYKTYIVKLRGSEEEREKLIQDLMINVTEFFRDPEAFNTLQNNVIPDILSKLNGEEEMIRVWVAGCASGEEAYTIAILITETLLLKGLKNEIKIFATDIDEQAIKIARKGIYSDSIVDVIPEKYLELYFTKFKNGTYQIKNYLRDIITFANQNVVNNPPFSHMHLISCRNLFIYLKKDIQEAVLNSFYFSLKPDAYLFLGSSESVGDKTDFFRSVSKKWRIYKKIPGQEKESSFLQQMQIDRSDQIRSNIDFQLTDRSRRNKSTSARAEQIQAALLATKVPPTIVVDENGKVLYNHGEIKPYIIVPTGEPRLDVIQIILPAIRSRLRSSLFKIKKVRDNISFHCSIPVAELSKETRNIRVELSILSENELTGESTIAISFYNENKQVVNQELQINNYDEKKLNQSLELELSETKQELQNTIEELETNTEELKALHEEALSTNEELQSANEELEASSEELRSLNSEVNSINAELKEKIEALQIANNDVENFFTSTDIPILFLNTNLEVKRYTPAAEQLLKMGPSDIGRQVNSLSRNLIDESLTDECKKVLQNFQPIRVEKQTFDGKYYIRQITPYRTTDFRISGIVVVFQDITELKNLSKRAIGREKQQSVVARLGMMALQGVSPKDLMHSVVREVAYVLNADFCKILKYQPKSQNFILVAGLGWYPGSSEAVLVPNNYNSQAGYTMLSNEPVIVNDLAKEKRFQGSKLLLDHGVVSGMSCIINSADTAYGVISIHTKKYKKFSKDDANFLLSVSNMISTAIKTRDAQERLNYSEEQFRTMANAIPQLAWITDETGYIHWYNQRWYDYTGTSLKDVEGWEWKSVHHPDHVDRVITNITKCFAEGIAWEDTFPLKRADGVYRWFLSRAEPIKNKQGKIIKWLGTNTDITDQLNLENSLRKVVLKLEHADKRKNEFLAILGHELRNPLAALSNSLDILVSDTIPSKQIIEIMGRSIVSMSKILNDLLDLSRISRNKINLQLSPINIYNLLHTDLSNVHQQLKAKSQELLLDVQEDIYILGDVTRVEQIFSNLLLNANKYTPEGGTISVKAWQKDEKVQIEIEDNGIGIANDNLERIFESFYQIPSKGKAASGLGIGLSLVKNLIELHGGEIKVNSEGLNKGTRFEISFNACENKSIPKTQLPTTAMKGKSSATVVLVEDNKDIATIFSFLLKSLNCELFVAHNGKDAIKIIMEKQPDVAFVDIGLPDMTGYDIAIYLRSKGYKKKLVAASGYSHEEAKKQSKSAGFDLHLAKPLSKKDIISTIY from the coding sequence ATGTCACAAAATAAAACTGAAACGATAATTGTAGGAATAGTCTTATCTTCGGAAGAATTAGACAGCCTAACTAAGATCATAAATACCTTTCCGCTAGATCAGGGAATTGTTTTAATTATCAAACAACAGTTTAATTCTAAGCAAAAAAAATATTTAGAATCTATTATTGAGAGATACTCTGAGATTAATAATCTTAAAATTGCACAAAATACAGAAAAGCTCATCCCTAATACAGCCTATTTAGTCAATTCTGACGATTTAATAGAGATAGATACTGAGAAGATTAAATTTTTAAATTCAGAAAAGGCGCAAGAGAAATTTACGTCAGTAGATCAATTTTTTTATTCATTAATAAGGGCATATGGAGATCGGTGTGTGGGAATTATACTTTCAGGAACAGGTAATGATGGTATAGCAGGATTGAGAGCAATTAAAAATGCAGGAGGTTTGGCATTGGTTCAAAATCCGAATGAAACAATTTACCCAGATTTACCCTTAAGTGTATTAGAAGCAGGTATACTTGATAGAGTTGTTACAATTGGGGAAATTCCTGAAGTAGTTAAAAATTATTCAAACTATCATTGCTCAATGGCAAACAAAAATACAGATTTAGATAAATTACAGGAAATAATAGAAATTCTTTCAACTAATGAAAACTTTAGTTTAAATCAATATAAATCTGCTACTGTACATCGCCGCATACTTAGGCGAATGGGAATAAATGGAATAGAAGATTACAAAACCTATATTGTAAAATTGAGGGGAAGTGAGGAAGAACGTGAAAAACTTATACAAGATTTAATGATCAATGTTACTGAGTTTTTCAGAGATCCGGAGGCTTTTAATACTTTACAAAACAATGTAATTCCGGATATACTAAGTAAGCTTAATGGAGAAGAAGAAATGATACGTGTGTGGGTTGCAGGGTGTGCAAGTGGAGAAGAAGCTTATACAATTGCCATACTTATTACTGAAACTCTTTTGCTAAAAGGGCTAAAAAATGAGATTAAAATATTTGCCACTGATATTGATGAGCAAGCAATTAAAATAGCCCGTAAAGGCATTTACTCAGATAGTATAGTAGATGTAATACCAGAAAAATATTTGGAGCTGTACTTTACGAAATTCAAAAATGGCACATATCAAATCAAAAATTATTTAAGAGATATAATAACTTTTGCAAACCAGAATGTGGTAAATAATCCTCCATTTTCTCATATGCATTTGATCAGTTGTAGAAATCTATTTATTTACTTAAAAAAAGATATTCAGGAGGCAGTATTAAACTCTTTTTATTTTTCCCTTAAACCAGATGCTTATTTATTTCTTGGTAGCTCTGAGTCTGTCGGAGATAAAACAGATTTCTTTAGATCGGTATCTAAAAAGTGGAGAATATATAAGAAAATACCAGGGCAAGAAAAGGAAAGCAGCTTTTTACAGCAAATGCAAATTGATAGAAGCGATCAAATAAGATCAAATATCGATTTTCAGTTGACTGATAGAAGTAGGAGAAATAAAAGCACTTCGGCTAGGGCTGAACAAATACAAGCTGCATTGTTAGCGACTAAAGTACCGCCAACTATTGTTGTAGACGAAAATGGCAAAGTGCTATACAATCATGGTGAAATAAAGCCTTATATCATAGTTCCTACTGGAGAACCCCGTTTGGATGTAATTCAAATCATTTTGCCTGCAATAAGGTCTAGGTTAAGAAGTAGTTTGTTTAAGATCAAAAAGGTAAGAGACAACATCAGTTTTCATTGTAGTATACCAGTTGCTGAGCTTAGCAAAGAAACCAGAAATATAAGAGTCGAACTATCAATTTTATCTGAAAATGAATTGACTGGGGAGAGCACAATTGCGATTAGTTTTTATAATGAAAATAAGCAGGTAGTTAATCAAGAGCTTCAGATAAACAATTACGATGAAAAAAAACTAAACCAAAGTTTAGAGTTAGAACTTTCAGAGACAAAGCAAGAGCTTCAAAATACGATAGAAGAATTAGAAACAAATACAGAAGAGCTAAAAGCTTTACACGAGGAGGCACTATCTACCAACGAGGAACTGCAATCTGCTAATGAAGAATTAGAAGCAAGCTCTGAAGAATTAAGATCTTTAAACTCAGAGGTAAATTCGATAAATGCTGAGCTTAAAGAAAAAATAGAAGCATTGCAAATTGCGAATAATGACGTAGAGAACTTTTTTACAAGTACCGATATTCCAATATTATTTCTTAATACCAATCTAGAAGTTAAGCGGTATACACCTGCTGCAGAACAATTATTAAAAATGGGACCGAGTGATATTGGTAGGCAGGTGAATTCATTAAGTAGAAATCTGATAGACGAAAGCCTTACAGATGAGTGCAAAAAGGTCTTACAGAATTTTCAGCCGATTAGAGTAGAAAAGCAGACATTTGATGGGAAGTACTATATAAGGCAAATTACTCCTTATCGTACTACAGACTTTAGAATAAGTGGTATTGTGGTCGTATTTCAAGATATTACAGAACTTAAAAACTTATCTAAAAGAGCCATTGGTAGAGAAAAACAACAGTCTGTTGTTGCCCGATTAGGTATGATGGCTTTGCAGGGAGTAAGTCCGAAAGATTTAATGCATTCGGTAGTAAGAGAAGTAGCATATGTGTTAAATGCAGATTTTTGCAAAATTTTGAAATATCAGCCAAAAAGTCAAAACTTTATTTTGGTAGCAGGGTTAGGTTGGTACCCGGGTTCATCAGAAGCAGTGTTAGTCCCAAATAATTACAATTCTCAGGCAGGATATACGATGCTGTCTAATGAACCAGTAATTGTTAACGACCTTGCCAAAGAGAAAAGGTTTCAAGGATCAAAGCTACTGTTAGATCATGGTGTAGTAAGTGGCATGAGTTGCATCATTAACTCAGCTGATACTGCTTACGGAGTAATAAGTATTCATACAAAAAAATATAAGAAGTTCTCTAAAGATGATGCAAACTTTCTTTTATCAGTTTCGAATATGATTTCAACTGCCATAAAAACAAGGGATGCTCAAGAGAGACTGAATTATAGTGAAGAGCAATTTAGAACGATGGCAAACGCAATACCTCAACTTGCTTGGATTACAGATGAAACTGGATATATACATTGGTATAATCAAAGATGGTATGACTATACAGGCACGTCGTTGAAGGATGTAGAAGGTTGGGAATGGAAAAGTGTTCATCATCCCGATCATGTAGACCGAGTAATTACCAATATAACTAAATGTTTTGCAGAGGGTATTGCTTGGGAAGACACATTTCCATTGAAAAGAGCAGATGGAGTTTATCGCTGGTTTCTATCAAGGGCAGAACCGATAAAGAATAAACAAGGGAAAATAATTAAATGGCTCGGTACAAATACAGATATAACAGACCAACTTAATTTGGAAAACTCTTTACGTAAGGTGGTTCTTAAGTTAGAACATGCTGACAAACGTAAGAATGAATTTTTGGCGATCTTAGGTCATGAGTTACGAAACCCTTTGGCTGCACTAAGCAATAGTCTGGATATTTTGGTTTCTGATACAATCCCATCAAAGCAGATAATAGAAATAATGGGGAGGAGCATTGTCTCAATGTCTAAAATACTTAACGATTTGCTCGATTTATCGAGAATATCTCGTAATAAAATTAATCTTCAATTATCGCCGATCAACATTTACAATTTGCTCCATACAGACTTATCGAATGTACATCAGCAGTTGAAAGCTAAAAGTCAAGAATTACTTTTAGATGTTCAAGAAGATATTTATATCCTAGGAGATGTTACAAGAGTTGAGCAGATATTCTCAAACTTATTGTTAAATGCAAATAAATACACACCTGAAGGAGGTACAATAAGTGTAAAAGCATGGCAAAAAGATGAAAAAGTACAAATAGAAATAGAAGATAATGGAATAGGTATCGCAAATGATAACCTTGAAAGAATATTTGAATCATTCTATCAAATACCTTCAAAAGGTAAAGCTGCCTCAGGTTTAGGCATAGGGCTTTCATTAGTTAAAAATCTCATAGAATTACATGGTGGGGAGATTAAAGTAAATAGTGAGGGTTTAAATAAAGGTACTCGTTTCGAAATAAGTTTTAATGCTTGTGAAAATAAATCAATTCCAAAAACTCAATTACCTACAACAGCCATGAAAGGAAAATCAAGTGCAACAGTAGTATTGGTAGAAGATAATAAAGATATAGCTACAATCTTTTCTTTTTTACTAAAAAGTTTAAACTGTGAGTTATTTGTAGCTCATAATGGTAAAGATGCCATAAAAATAATTATGGAAAAACAACCAGATGTGGCTTTTGTGGATATCGGCTTACCAGATATGACAGGCTACGACATTGCCATCTACCTAAGATCAAAAGGTTACAAAAAGAAATTAGTAGCAGCCTCAGGCTACAGCCATGAGGAAGCTAAAAAACAATCTAAATCCGCCGGTTTTGATTTACATTTAGCAAAACCTTTGAGCAAGAAAGATATTATTAGTACAATTTACTAA
- a CDS encoding carboxypeptidase-like regulatory domain-containing protein: MRLFYLLLLFFTVSLQSSFAQNFVTINAHVLDAQSKEPVPFAHVYIQKWHIGTATNESGYFELKIPDKYSQDSIQISSIGYKTIKVPAQNFMEDFTQVFLPVNQIELNTITIESKKPNVKEIVKKASEQFQNLYRAKPYLANFYYHESKVLNDVFTGETDAVGEYYSTGITENGKKNKTHLMSSYRNFLFFDQIRRNEYNWKYDDWYKYVPKGKWNTRYYKSEQSENRYLSHNKMWRFKDHLLYFGPLSEKNLSFFIYNLEDITTYNNELVYVISFKAKPNKNKIKGYGQMYITAESYTVLSIEVGDFFYDNVNLLTHGSFSTYYPDNLLRLSSKATINFALFNGELFFHHFKLNMDYLNPVDTVHLYNELQLSNFSSKECFDLKNLSRGYFYFLSENPLVTYQKSFWDQYDVVNHTSTKDKLNEPYETISLFDKQSGVEGYYHKSYAKKINKNRFIKPYNYIRKVLHETAYGNTTITDANRDSLTVKVKNEATELRNPKKERKDTVLVVPINKQDRDSLQYQDVLLRQVENITNIFGESCKTMFDSISYQSFLTIRDEQVNHLFDSLNYFQSAITPTHYNQTKGTIIGLWLETNLLFTQAKADSVKHYNPKLILDAFDKFDLNNSNYLKSNEFSSYILEAIYTHFYFLENTPDDDLLSNSYQFIANKFEEPVREFLLYKLLAEDVLVEDFGAVFSQFKTAYPKSNYTTKIDDLIEINKDVKQKGDVFPLIDVLTIDSTQTQIDLSNKKLVLIDVWFIGCKPCVEALKFTYPKVIEKYKDNDVAFIFLSSEGNYSKWKSFIDKNQLKGEHFLIEPSKTLETLKLLHINSFPSQLLIENGIIVSDILDSNKFDDELERFIK, encoded by the coding sequence ATGCGACTTTTTTACCTCTTATTGCTGTTTTTCACAGTATCACTTCAATCAAGCTTTGCTCAAAATTTTGTAACAATTAATGCTCATGTTTTAGATGCCCAAAGCAAAGAACCTGTACCTTTTGCTCATGTATACATTCAAAAATGGCATATTGGTACTGCTACAAACGAAAGTGGCTATTTCGAATTAAAAATTCCTGATAAATACTCACAAGACAGTATTCAGATTTCTTCTATTGGATATAAAACCATTAAAGTTCCCGCGCAGAATTTTATGGAAGATTTTACGCAAGTGTTTTTACCAGTCAATCAAATTGAGTTAAATACCATTACCATTGAGTCTAAAAAGCCAAATGTAAAAGAGATTGTAAAAAAAGCCAGTGAACAATTTCAAAACCTATACAGAGCAAAACCTTATTTAGCTAATTTTTATTATCACGAATCTAAAGTCTTAAACGATGTTTTTACTGGCGAAACAGATGCTGTGGGAGAATATTATAGTACAGGAATAACGGAAAATGGCAAGAAAAACAAAACGCATTTGATGAGTAGTTATCGAAACTTTTTATTCTTCGATCAGATAAGACGAAACGAATATAACTGGAAGTACGACGATTGGTATAAATATGTGCCAAAAGGCAAGTGGAATACCAGATATTATAAATCTGAACAATCTGAAAATAGATATCTATCACATAATAAAATGTGGCGGTTTAAGGATCATTTGCTCTATTTTGGGCCTTTAAGCGAAAAAAATTTAAGTTTTTTTATTTACAACTTAGAAGACATTACTACCTATAATAATGAATTGGTTTATGTAATCAGTTTTAAAGCTAAACCCAATAAAAATAAAATTAAGGGCTATGGTCAGATGTACATTACTGCTGAAAGTTATACAGTACTTTCTATTGAGGTTGGCGATTTCTTTTACGATAATGTCAATTTATTAACACACGGCTCATTCTCTACTTACTATCCTGATAACTTATTACGCCTGAGTTCTAAAGCAACTATCAATTTTGCTTTGTTTAATGGTGAGTTGTTTTTTCATCATTTTAAACTCAATATGGATTACCTCAACCCAGTAGATACTGTGCATCTATATAATGAATTACAGTTGAGTAATTTTAGTAGTAAAGAATGCTTCGATTTAAAAAATCTATCTCGAGGTTACTTTTATTTTTTAAGTGAAAATCCACTAGTTACTTATCAAAAAAGCTTTTGGGATCAATATGATGTAGTTAATCATACATCGACTAAAGATAAATTAAATGAGCCTTACGAAACGATAAGTTTATTTGATAAACAGTCTGGTGTAGAAGGCTATTATCATAAGTCTTATGCTAAAAAAATCAATAAAAATAGGTTTATAAAACCATATAATTATATACGAAAAGTTTTACACGAGACGGCTTATGGAAATACGACTATTACTGATGCAAATAGAGATTCTTTAACTGTTAAAGTAAAAAATGAAGCAACAGAATTACGTAATCCAAAAAAAGAGAGAAAAGATACTGTTTTAGTTGTTCCAATAAATAAGCAAGATAGAGATAGTTTACAATATCAAGATGTTTTGTTGAGACAAGTAGAAAATATAACTAACATATTTGGTGAAAGTTGTAAAACCATGTTTGACTCAATTAGTTACCAATCTTTTCTAACAATTAGAGATGAGCAAGTCAATCATTTATTCGATTCATTAAACTATTTTCAATCAGCAATTACACCTACCCATTATAACCAGACAAAAGGAACAATAATCGGCTTATGGTTAGAAACAAACCTCCTTTTCACACAAGCCAAAGCTGATTCAGTTAAGCATTATAATCCAAAATTGATTCTAGATGCTTTTGATAAATTCGATTTAAACAATTCCAATTATTTAAAGTCGAATGAATTTAGCAGCTATATTTTAGAGGCCATTTATACTCATTTTTACTTTTTAGAGAATACGCCAGACGATGATCTCCTATCAAATAGTTATCAGTTTATTGCAAATAAATTTGAAGAACCTGTTAGAGAATTTCTGTTATATAAACTGCTTGCTGAAGATGTGTTAGTTGAGGATTTTGGAGCTGTTTTTAGTCAGTTTAAAACTGCTTACCCCAAATCAAATTACACTACAAAAATTGATGATTTGATAGAGATAAATAAAGATGTAAAGCAAAAAGGCGATGTATTTCCTCTTATCGATGTTTTAACCATTGATAGTACACAGACTCAGATTGATTTGAGCAATAAGAAATTGGTGCTGATTGATGTTTGGTTTATTGGCTGTAAACCTTGTGTGGAGGCTTTAAAATTTACTTATCCTAAAGTAATAGAAAAGTATAAAGATAATGATGTAGCATTTATCTTTTTGTCATCTGAAGGAAATTACTCAAAATGGAAAAGTTTTATAGATAAGAATCAGTTAAAAGGTGAGCATTTTTTAATTGAGCCATCTAAAACACTCGAAACGCTCAAACTATTACATATTAATTCATTCCCATCTCAACTATTAATAGAAAATGGAATTATTGTTTCTGACATATTAGACAGTAATAAATTTGATGATGAACTAGAAAGATTTATAAAATAA
- a CDS encoding bile acid:sodium symporter family protein, translated as MNNIKQSRSPFSLLKRVGLDWFVFALLGMIGLAYIFPAPGIAEGPFSMSSIAEYGVILIFFFYGLKQDTQKVLSGLSNWKLHLVIQLSTFLIFPLIVLTFLNFQEDIKGEFEYLWLGIFFLAALPSTVSSSVVMVSIANGNIPAAIFNASISGIIGIFLTPLWMEQVIDSANIDLDLQSVLGKLILKTFLPVVAGIFLNVKFKFNLSKYKSSLKYFDQSVILMIVYTSFCKSFSQNMFSGYQITDLLLLGIGLLGLFLLMIFLMSQLGKLLNFNREDKVTMLFCGSKKSLVHGSVIVKVMFASSIAGVVLLPVMIYHSIQLILASVLAQSIANNKKHTIVG; from the coding sequence ATGAATAATATAAAGCAAAGTAGGTCACCATTTTCACTTTTAAAAAGAGTTGGACTCGATTGGTTTGTTTTTGCACTCTTAGGAATGATCGGCCTTGCTTACATCTTTCCTGCCCCAGGTATTGCCGAAGGGCCATTCTCGATGAGTAGTATTGCCGAATATGGTGTTATATTGATTTTCTTTTTCTACGGTTTAAAACAAGATACTCAAAAGGTGCTTTCTGGTTTGAGTAACTGGAAACTACACCTTGTTATACAGTTATCTACTTTTCTTATTTTTCCTTTAATCGTACTCACATTTTTAAATTTTCAAGAGGATATTAAAGGAGAATTTGAATATTTATGGTTGGGGATTTTCTTTCTAGCTGCATTGCCATCTACCGTTTCTTCTTCTGTTGTAATGGTTTCTATTGCCAATGGAAATATACCAGCAGCTATTTTTAATGCCAGTATTTCTGGCATAATCGGGATTTTTCTCACTCCATTGTGGATGGAACAAGTAATAGATTCAGCAAATATCGATTTAGACCTTCAATCGGTTTTAGGCAAACTAATTCTCAAAACATTTTTGCCCGTGGTAGCAGGTATATTCTTAAATGTGAAGTTTAAGTTTAATCTCTCTAAATATAAATCGTCTCTTAAGTATTTTGATCAGTCTGTTATTCTGATGATCGTTTACACTTCTTTCTGTAAATCGTTTTCTCAAAATATGTTTTCTGGTTATCAAATTACAGATTTGCTTCTATTAGGAATTGGCTTATTAGGCTTATTTTTATTGATGATTTTCTTAATGTCTCAATTAGGAAAACTACTTAATTTTAACAGAGAAGATAAAGTGACCATGCTTTTTTGTGGCTCTAAAAAATCATTAGTACATGGTAGCGTAATTGTAAAAGTAATGTTTGCTAGCAGCATTGCCGGAGTTGTGCTTTTACCGGTAATGATATACCACTCTATACAATTGATATTAGCCAGTGTGCTAGCCCAATCTATCGCTAATAATAAGAAACATACAATTGTGGGTTAA